One stretch of Molothrus aeneus isolate 106 chromosome 2, BPBGC_Maene_1.0, whole genome shotgun sequence DNA includes these proteins:
- the LOC136567868 gene encoding ragulator complex protein LAMTOR1-like, which yields MWGQGCVQPGWEGFGILVGPSAPLPDIAELVTTGLCPACRATAALSTALLWGVHIGAQQGPGQGPRSSVSPGPGTGALRVSAKDIVDMLAADSQGMEQHEYMDRARQCSTRLAMLSNNLTHWKKLPLLPSLTNQPHQVLASDPVPFADLQQVSRIAAYAFSALSQIRVDAKEELVVQFGIP from the exons atgtggggacagggctgtgtccagcctggctgggagggctttGGGATACTCgtaggcccctctgctcccctgcctgACATTGCAGAGCTAGTGACCACTGGTTTGTGTCCAGCATGcagggccacagcagctctgagcactgcttTGCTGTGGGGTGTACACATTGGGGCTCAGCAGGGCCCTGGGCAAGGGCCCAGGTCCTCTGTGAGCCCAGGGCCTGGTACAGGAGCTCTCAGGGTATCTGCCAAGGACATTGTCG acatgTTGGCAGCAGATTCCCAGGGCATGGAGCAGCATGAATACATGGACAGAGCCAGGCAGTGCAG CACGCGCCTGGCCATGCTCAGCAACAACCTGACGCACTGGAAGaagctcccactgctgccatccctgaCTAACCAGCCGCACCAAGTGCTCGCCAGCGACCCTGTCCCCTTTGCAGACCTGCAGCAG GTGTCCCGGATAGCTGCCTATGCCTTCAGTGCGCTCTCACAGATCCGTGTCGACGCCAAAGAAGAACTGGTTGTACAGTTTGGCATCCCCTGA
- the C2H21orf91 gene encoding protein EURL homolog, with protein MNEEQFVSIDLDDDNICSVCKLGTEKETLSFCHVCFELNIEGVPKSDLLHTRSLRGHRDCFEKFHLIANQDCPRSKLSKSPYAEVKNILSKKINWIIQYAQNKDLDSDSESSKPSQHQLFSFRHQTDRKLLPQFDSPVPRYSAKWIDGKSGGISSCSQTLLEPRESTDFRLGATFCCSSVLWPNRSQVQKAEKAEGDSLASVHRRHPQHSREELTTMTLGELKQLNEKLLKQIQDVFEELAQQVQEKDSLASELNVRHIAIEQLLKNCSKLPCLQMGRAGTKANVPI; from the exons ATGAACGAGGAGCAGTTCGTGAGCATCGACTTGGACGATGACAACATCTGCAGCGTCTGCAAGCTGGGCACCGAGAAGGAAACGCTCTCCTTCTGCCACGTCTGTTTCGAGCTGAACATCGAAG GAGTACCAAAGTCAGATCTTCTACATACAAGATCTTTAAGGGGGCACAGAGACTGCTTTGAAAAATTCCACTTAATAGCAAATCAGGACTGTCCACGATCAAAGCTCTCTAAAAGTCCTTATGCAGAAGTAAAAAATATCTTgagcaaaaaaattaactggATCATACAATATGCACAAAACAAGGATTTAGACTCTGATTCTGAAAGCTCAAAACCATCCCAACACCAGCTTTTTAGCTTCAGACATCAGACTGATAGAAAGCTACTCCCACAGTTTGACTCCCCAGTACCTAGATACTCTGCAAAATGGATAGATGGGAAATCTGGAGGCATCTCAAGCTGCTCACAGACTCTACTGGAACCAAGAGAATCCACTGATTTCAGACTCGGTGCTaccttctgctgcagcagcgTTTTGTGGCCCAACCGCAGCCAGGTCcagaaagctgaaaaagctGAAGGGGATTCACTTGCCAGTGTTCATAGGAGacatcctcagcacagcagggaggaac TGACTACAATGACTCTAGGAGAGTTAAAGCAACTTAATGAAAAACTGCTCAAGCAAATCCAGG ATGTGTTTGAGGAGCTGGCCCAGCAGGTGCAGGAGAAGGACTCCCTGGCCTCCGAGCTCAACGTGCGCCACATCGCCATCGAGCAGCTGCTCAAGAACTGCTCCaagctgccctgcctgcagatgGGAAGAGCAGGGACGAAAGCCAACGTCCCCATCTAA